From one Cyprinus carpio isolate SPL01 chromosome B3, ASM1834038v1, whole genome shotgun sequence genomic stretch:
- the LOC109099608 gene encoding galanin receptor 2b-like, translated as MSDHEDLNKAMGHWNTSESYQLNPASVIVSVVFSLIFLLGTIGNSLVLAVLLRSGQVGYNTTNLFILNLSVADFFFIIFCVPFQATIYSLEGWVFGSFMCKVVHFFINLTMYASSFTLAAVSVDRYLAIRYPLRSRELRTPCNAVVAMVVIWGLSLVFAGPYLSYYDLIDFENSNVCVPGWEEHNRKVLDTCTFVFGYVIPVLIVSLSYTRTIKYLWTAVDPLDGMSESKRAKRKVTKMIIIVTVLFCICWLPYHVVILCYLYGDFPFNQTTYAFRLLSHCMAYANSCLNPIVYALVSKHFRKGFKKVFSCILSKKGRNKVHVVHVANTVPGFEAGSTEVSQMNEENARQNENEMVNRPLAESQDATMTITLPFQNQP; from the exons ATGTCAGATCACGAGGACCTGAATAAAGCCATGGGTCACTGGAACACCTCCGAGAGCTACCAGCTAAACCCAGCCAGTGTCATTGTTTCTGTGGTCTTCTCGCTCATCTTCCTTCTGGGGACCATTGGGAATAGTTTGGTGCTGGCTGTGCTCCTCAGAAGTGGGCAGGTTGGGTACAACACCACCAATCTGTTCATCCTCAACCTCAGCGTAGCTgatttcttcttcatcatcttctgTGTGCCTTTCCAAGCAACCATCTACTCTCTGGAGGGTTGGGTTTTCGGGTCCTTCATGTGCAAGGTGGTTCACTTCTTCATCAACCTCACCATGTACGCTAGCAGTTTCACTCTGGCCGCAGTGTCTGTGGACAG GTATCTGGCCATCCGTTACCCCCTGCGCTCCAGAGAATTGAGAACGCCGTGTAACGCCGTAGTCGCGATGGTGGTCATCTGGGGCCTGTCGCTTGTTTTCGCAGGGCCTTATTTGAGTTACTACGACCTGATTGATTTCGAAAACAGCAACGTGTGCGTGCCTGGATGGGAGGAGCATAACCGTAAGGTTCTGGACACCTGCACCTTTGTTTTTGGCTATGTTATTCCCGTGCTCATCGTGAGCCTGTCCTACACACGCACCATCAAGTACCTCTGGACGGCGGTGGATCCTCTCGATGGGATGTCGGAGTCAAAACGAGCCAAGCGCAAGGTCACCAAGATGATCATCATAGTCACGGTGCTATTTTGCATCTGCTGGCTGCCGTACCATGTGGTCATTTTGTGCTACCTCTACGGAGACTTTCCCTTCAATCAGACCACCTACGCCTTCAGGCTGCTGTCCCACTGCATGGCCTACGCCAACTCTTGCCTCAACCCTATCGTTTACGCCCTGGTGTCCAAACACTTTCGCAAGGGCTTCAAGAAGGTGTTTAGCTGCATCCTTAGCAAAAAGGGACGAAATAAGGTGCACGTGGTCCATGTGGCCAACACCGTCCCTGGCTTCGAAGCAGGATCCACTGAAGTGTCTCAAATGAATGAAGAGAACGCCAGACAGAACGAGAACGAAATGGTGAACCGCCCACTCGCAGAGTCGCAGGACGCCACTATGACTATAACGTTACCCTTCCAGAATCAGCCATGA